From a single Candoia aspera isolate rCanAsp1 chromosome 2, rCanAsp1.hap2, whole genome shotgun sequence genomic region:
- the RAB7A gene encoding ras-related protein Rab-7a: protein MTSRKKVLLKVIILGDSGVGKTSLMNQYVNKKFSNQYKATIGADFLTKEVMVDDRLVTMQIWDTAGQERFQSLGVAFYRGADCCVLVFDVTAPNTFKTLDSWRDEFLIQASPRDPENFPFVVLGNKIDLENRQVTTKRAQAWCYSKNNIPYFETSAKEAINVEQAFQTIARNALKQETEVELYNEFPEPIKLDKNDRAKASAESCSC, encoded by the exons ATGACTTCTAGAAAGAAAGTATTACTCAAAGTCATCATTCTTGGAGATTCAGG GGTGGGAAAGACATCTCTTATGAATCAGTATGTAAACAAGAAATTCAGTAACCAGTACAAAGCTACAATAGGAGCAGATTTCCTGACCAAGGAGGTGATGGTGGATGATAGATTAGTCACAATGCAG ATATGGGATACAGCAGGGCAAGAGCGGTTTCAGTCTTTGGGAGTTGCCTTCTACAGGGGAGCGGACTGCTGTGTGCTGGTATTTGATGTAACAGCTCCCAACACATTTAAAACTCTTGATAGCTGGCGAGATGAGTTCCTCATTCAAGCCAGTCCACGAGATCCTGAGAACTTTCCTTTTGTTGTGCTGGGAAACAAGATTGACCTAGAAAATAGACAA GTTACCACAAAACGAGCACAGGCCTGGTGCTACAGCAAAAACAATATTCCTTACTTTGAAACCAGTGCTAAGGAGGCCATTAATGTGGAACAAGCTTTCCAGACAATTGCACGAAATGCACTTAAACAG GAAACTGAAGTGGAGCTTTACAATGAATTTCCGGAGCCCATCAAGCTAGACAAGAATGACCGAGCAAAGGCTTCTGCGGAGAGCTGCAGCTGCTGA